The following are encoded together in the Rhizobium brockwellii genome:
- a CDS encoding transglutaminase-like domain-containing protein has translation MRYRLGCELSYEVKSPTTFIFNLEVAKLVRHRNLAERLTISPDLPRRTYIVPDVRNRYFSINADAGPLDIRYEAEVTLEVFRTDPACVNETPLTEMPLDIMPFLLPSRYVSSDRLATFAEREFGDLPQGHQRVTAICNWIYETIDYQRGSSDEQTTADESLLSRAGVCRDFAHIGIAFCRALNIPARFVSCYAYGLEPSDFHAVFEAYLDGRWWLFDATRQANLDGLVRIGVGRDAAEIAFASPFGEMEAGPVKINIEHADGSPEAPGRTTDAISTEEPAPNAGAG, from the coding sequence GTGCGTTATAGGCTGGGCTGCGAACTATCCTACGAGGTCAAAAGCCCGACCACGTTCATCTTCAACCTTGAAGTTGCCAAGCTCGTTCGACACCGGAACCTGGCCGAACGGCTGACCATCAGTCCAGATCTGCCAAGGCGTACCTATATCGTGCCCGATGTTCGCAACCGGTATTTCAGCATCAATGCGGACGCTGGGCCTCTCGATATCCGCTATGAGGCTGAAGTGACGCTTGAGGTTTTTCGAACGGATCCCGCCTGCGTCAACGAAACGCCTTTGACGGAAATGCCGCTCGACATAATGCCGTTTCTGCTGCCATCTCGGTATGTCTCGTCCGATCGGCTGGCGACCTTCGCCGAGCGCGAGTTTGGCGATCTGCCGCAAGGCCATCAGCGGGTCACGGCGATCTGCAACTGGATCTACGAGACGATCGACTATCAGCGCGGATCGTCGGACGAGCAGACCACCGCAGACGAAAGTCTGTTGAGCCGGGCGGGGGTCTGCCGCGACTTCGCCCATATCGGTATTGCCTTCTGTCGCGCGCTGAATATACCGGCTCGCTTCGTCAGCTGTTATGCCTACGGTCTTGAGCCGTCCGATTTCCACGCGGTCTTCGAGGCTTATCTCGACGGTCGATGGTGGTTGTTCGACGCGACGCGGCAAGCGAACCTCGATGGCCTGGTCAGAATCGGCGTCGGCCGCGACGCCGCCGAAATCGCATTCGCCTCTCCATTCGGCGAAATGGAGGCAGGACCGGTGAAGATTAACATCGAGCATGCCGACGGATCGCCAGAAGCTCCCGGCCGGACAACAGATGCTATTTCGACGGAGGAGCCGGCACCCAATGCCGGTGCGGGTTAA
- a CDS encoding dioxygenase family protein produces MMPGPTAPNFSEATSHDIFAQRLPQSRDDSLPQILAAAVTHLHALIRELRPTQADWRKVIEFLTDVGHASDERRQEWVLLSDLLGASALVEEINSRRPKTATPNTVRGPFFRADVPQLALGSNISLDGIGEALDVSGRVQDLDGDPIANAEIITWQANAQGFYENQQPDLQPEFNLRGSFRTDADGHFHYRTIKPCGYGVPDDGPVGKLLRQAGYPLHRPAHLHFIIKAPGFETITTHIYDGSDPHLAEDAIFGVKPDLVRTFERQGKGAAAWLLDLAFVMVRARQGADT; encoded by the coding sequence ATGATGCCGGGTCCGACAGCGCCGAATTTCAGCGAGGCCACCTCGCATGACATTTTCGCGCAACGACTTCCGCAATCTAGGGATGACAGCCTGCCGCAGATTCTGGCGGCTGCGGTGACGCATCTTCATGCCCTCATCCGGGAATTGCGGCCGACCCAGGCCGACTGGCGCAAGGTGATCGAATTCCTGACCGATGTCGGCCATGCGAGCGACGAGCGCCGCCAGGAATGGGTGCTTCTGTCGGATCTGCTCGGCGCTTCGGCGCTGGTCGAGGAAATCAATTCGCGCCGTCCGAAGACCGCGACGCCCAACACCGTGCGCGGACCCTTCTTCCGCGCCGACGTTCCGCAACTGGCGCTCGGCAGCAATATCTCGCTCGATGGCATCGGCGAGGCGCTGGATGTTTCCGGCCGCGTGCAGGATCTCGATGGCGATCCCATTGCGAATGCCGAGATCATCACCTGGCAGGCCAATGCTCAAGGGTTCTACGAAAACCAGCAGCCGGATCTGCAGCCGGAATTCAATCTGCGCGGCAGCTTCCGCACGGATGCGGATGGACATTTCCATTATCGGACCATCAAGCCCTGCGGCTATGGCGTGCCGGACGATGGTCCGGTGGGAAAGCTTCTGCGACAGGCGGGTTATCCGCTGCACCGCCCCGCGCATCTTCATTTCATCATCAAGGCGCCGGGTTTCGAGACGATCACCACGCATATCTATGACGGCAGCGATCCGCATCTGGCCGAGGACGCGATCTTCGGCGTCAAGCCGGACCTTGTCAGAACCTTCGAACGGCAGGGCAAGGGCGCGGCGGCATGGCTGTTGGACCTCGCCTTCGTCATGGTCCGCGCCAGACAGGGAGCCGACACATGA
- a CDS encoding maleylacetate reductase, with translation MSRDFIYNGSPAHIVFGEGKSAAAGEWAEKLGCNRALVLSTPQQKADVEALAERLGPLAASVFTGAVMHTPVDVTERAMEVVRQTKADCVVSLGGGSTTGLGKAIAYRTDLPQIVIPTTYAGSEVTPILGQTEGGRKTTVRHASILPEVVIYDPALTLGLPVGMSVTSGLNAMAHAVEALYARDRNPISTLMAAEGLRAFKTSLPDIIAKPRGPDARADALYGAWLCGTVLGTVGMALHHKICHTLGGTFDTPHADTHAIMLPHTAAYNAAAVPELLAPVADIFGGSVGGGLWDFARQIGSPLALKDLGLTEADLDRVSDIATENPYWNPRPIDRQSIRALLQDAWEGKRPA, from the coding sequence ATGAGCCGCGATTTCATCTATAACGGCAGCCCCGCCCATATCGTCTTCGGTGAAGGCAAGAGCGCCGCCGCCGGCGAATGGGCGGAAAAGCTCGGATGCAACAGGGCGCTTGTCCTTTCGACGCCGCAACAGAAGGCGGACGTGGAGGCCCTTGCGGAGCGGCTGGGCCCGCTTGCCGCCAGCGTCTTTACCGGCGCCGTCATGCACACGCCTGTTGATGTCACCGAAAGGGCGATGGAGGTGGTTCGCCAGACGAAGGCCGATTGCGTCGTCTCGCTTGGCGGCGGCTCGACCACCGGGCTCGGCAAGGCAATCGCCTATCGCACGGACCTGCCGCAGATCGTCATTCCAACGACCTATGCCGGATCGGAAGTGACGCCGATACTCGGCCAGACAGAGGGCGGCCGCAAGACGACCGTGCGCCATGCGAGCATCCTGCCTGAGGTGGTGATCTACGACCCGGCGCTGACGCTTGGATTGCCGGTCGGCATGAGCGTCACCTCGGGGCTGAATGCCATGGCCCACGCGGTCGAGGCGCTCTATGCCAGGGATCGCAACCCGATTTCGACGCTGATGGCGGCCGAGGGACTGCGGGCCTTCAAGACCAGCCTGCCTGACATCATCGCCAAGCCCCGGGGCCCCGATGCCCGTGCCGATGCGCTCTACGGCGCCTGGCTCTGCGGCACGGTGCTCGGCACGGTTGGTATGGCGCTGCATCACAAGATCTGCCACACGCTGGGCGGCACCTTCGATACGCCGCATGCCGATACGCATGCGATCATGCTGCCGCACACAGCCGCCTACAATGCCGCAGCCGTGCCGGAGCTTCTGGCGCCAGTCGCCGATATCTTCGGCGGCTCGGTCGGCGGTGGGCTCTGGGATTTCGCCAGGCAAATCGGCTCGCCGCTGGCGCTAAAGGATCTGGGCCTCACCGAAGCCGATCTCGACCGCGTCTCTGATATTGCCACCGAAAATCCCTACTGGAATCCAAGGCCGATCGACCGGCAATCCATTCGTGCCCTGCTGCAGGATGCCTGGGAGGGCAAGCGGCCGGCATAG
- a CDS encoding SHOCT domain-containing protein, with translation MSLDDNGEISAELRGIAERHNFSLDAVGHLFGALVAAGGLQAQFYHPEFGGMGQWSQGGMLMIGDMFNHSLKARVAALCSDLAEIAHRAADAKPRSAQHQSQYQGGGEHLRVAPAASNWWPKELGTPSATGAQNDLRYAFFPASRRLALALAGQVTIYDTKDHLISGFSQQQSGDQRVTFSSQHGPIDPSQLDKVSTSGEPVTNRPAAPDEGKAASSENSGEHSNNPARSSANLEDNIFDKIERLASLHAKGIVTDKEFEAKKSELLGRL, from the coding sequence ATGAGCCTCGACGATAACGGCGAAATATCCGCTGAACTGCGGGGCATTGCAGAACGACATAACTTCAGCCTGGATGCGGTCGGACATCTCTTTGGCGCTCTTGTCGCAGCTGGTGGCTTGCAGGCGCAGTTCTATCATCCGGAATTCGGCGGTATGGGCCAGTGGTCCCAAGGCGGCATGCTGATGATCGGCGATATGTTCAATCATAGCCTGAAGGCGAGGGTAGCGGCGCTCTGCTCGGACCTTGCCGAAATAGCTCACCGCGCGGCGGATGCGAAGCCGCGATCTGCTCAACACCAGTCGCAGTACCAGGGCGGTGGAGAGCACCTTCGCGTGGCGCCCGCCGCGTCGAATTGGTGGCCGAAGGAGTTGGGTACGCCATCCGCGACCGGAGCGCAGAACGATTTGCGCTACGCCTTCTTTCCAGCTAGCCGGCGGCTCGCTCTCGCACTGGCTGGCCAAGTCACGATCTATGACACCAAGGATCACCTCATCAGCGGCTTCTCGCAACAGCAGTCGGGCGATCAACGCGTGACATTCAGCTCGCAACATGGCCCGATCGACCCGTCACAGCTGGATAAAGTTTCCACGTCTGGTGAGCCGGTCACGAACCGACCAGCGGCTCCGGATGAGGGGAAAGCGGCGTCATCGGAAAACTCTGGGGAGCACTCGAACAATCCAGCTCGGAGCTCCGCAAATCTCGAAGACAACATCTTCGACAAAATCGAGCGGCTTGCCTCGTTACACGCGAAGGGCATCGTGACGGACAAGGAATTCGAAGCGAAGAAGAGCGAGCTTCTCGGTCGACTGTAG
- a CDS encoding ABC transporter substrate-binding protein codes for MFTRRDFLKTTAATGALAATSGLAAPAIAQNAAVKLGYVSPQTGPLAAFGEADKFIIDSFLATTKSMGLNYEVVVKDSQSNPNRAAEVAKELIVTDEVNLILVASTPETTNPVATTCEAEEMPCISTVAPWQPWFIGQQGNPGDPTSWKPFNYAYHFFWGLEDVISVFTNMWSQIETNKKVGGLFPNDGDGNAWGDKVVGFPPVLEKMGYGLIDPGRYQNMTDDFSAQINAFKSGQCEIITGVVIPPDFTTFWNQAKQQGFAPKIASIGKALLFPQTVEALGNAGHNLSSEVWWTPSHPFKSSLTRESAAEVAAAFTKATSRPWTQPIGFAHALFELAVDVMKRSGDPADGDAVAEAIAATKLDTLVGPIAWDGKGLPPFAAKNIAKTPLVGGQWRLKDGGGYDLVITDNKTAPNIPTGGKMEAIA; via the coding sequence ATGTTTACGAGACGCGATTTTCTGAAGACGACGGCCGCCACCGGTGCATTGGCGGCAACATCCGGGCTCGCGGCCCCGGCGATCGCACAGAATGCTGCGGTCAAGCTCGGCTATGTCAGCCCGCAGACGGGGCCGCTCGCCGCCTTCGGCGAGGCCGACAAATTCATCATCGACAGTTTTCTGGCGACCACCAAGTCGATGGGTCTCAACTATGAGGTCGTCGTCAAGGACAGCCAGTCCAATCCGAACCGGGCAGCCGAAGTCGCCAAGGAACTGATCGTCACCGACGAGGTGAACCTGATCCTCGTCGCTTCGACGCCGGAGACCACCAATCCGGTGGCGACCACCTGCGAGGCTGAGGAAATGCCCTGCATTTCGACGGTCGCTCCCTGGCAGCCGTGGTTCATCGGCCAACAGGGCAATCCCGGCGATCCCACGTCGTGGAAGCCGTTCAACTATGCCTACCACTTCTTCTGGGGTCTCGAGGACGTCATATCGGTCTTCACCAACATGTGGTCGCAGATCGAGACAAACAAAAAGGTCGGCGGGCTCTTCCCCAATGATGGCGACGGCAATGCCTGGGGCGACAAGGTCGTCGGCTTCCCGCCGGTGCTGGAAAAGATGGGTTACGGCCTGATCGACCCCGGCCGCTACCAGAACATGACGGATGATTTTTCGGCGCAGATCAACGCCTTCAAGTCAGGCCAGTGCGAAATCATTACCGGCGTGGTCATCCCACCTGACTTCACCACCTTCTGGAACCAGGCCAAGCAGCAGGGTTTCGCCCCGAAGATCGCCTCGATCGGCAAGGCGCTGCTCTTCCCGCAGACCGTGGAGGCGCTCGGCAATGCCGGGCACAATCTGTCCTCGGAAGTCTGGTGGACACCGAGCCATCCGTTCAAGTCGTCCCTGACGAGGGAAAGTGCAGCTGAGGTAGCCGCGGCCTTCACCAAGGCGACCAGCAGGCCCTGGACGCAGCCGATCGGCTTTGCCCATGCCCTGTTCGAACTGGCGGTGGATGTGATGAAGCGGTCAGGAGACCCCGCGGACGGGGATGCGGTCGCAGAGGCAATTGCCGCCACCAAGCTCGATACGCTGGTCGGGCCGATCGCCTGGGACGGCAAGGGCCTGCCGCCGTTCGCCGCCAAGAACATCGCCAAGACGCCACTCGTCGGCGGCCAGTGGCGGTTGAAGGACGGCGGCGGCTACGATCTCGTCATCACCGACAACAAAACCGCGCCGAACATTCCGACCGGCGGCAAGATGGAAGCGATCGCCTGA
- a CDS encoding ABC transporter ATP-binding protein: protein MAILELDGVSKKFGALTVAEQISFAVGEGEALGIIGPNGAGKSTLFNLITGNIPADSGSIRFLGNDVTRTPPMARCLSGMGRTFQIPQPFEKLTVFENLLVAGAFGSRRREAEVSDRCAEILVDTGLIDKANVLAGSLSLLQRKRLELARALATEPKLLLLDEIAGGLTEGECRSLVATIRAIHARGVAVIWIEHVLHALNSVVERLLVLHFGRVIGIGKPEDIMASRDVREIYLGIEI, encoded by the coding sequence TTGGCAATTCTCGAACTCGATGGGGTCTCGAAGAAATTCGGCGCATTGACCGTCGCCGAGCAGATTTCCTTTGCCGTCGGCGAAGGCGAGGCGCTTGGCATTATCGGGCCGAACGGTGCCGGCAAGTCGACACTGTTCAACCTGATCACCGGCAATATCCCCGCCGATAGTGGCAGTATCCGCTTTCTCGGCAACGACGTGACGCGCACGCCGCCGATGGCGCGCTGCCTGTCGGGCATGGGCCGCACCTTTCAGATCCCGCAGCCGTTCGAGAAGCTGACGGTCTTCGAAAACCTCCTGGTCGCCGGCGCCTTCGGCTCGCGGCGGCGCGAGGCCGAGGTGTCGGACCGCTGCGCCGAAATCCTGGTGGACACAGGGCTGATCGACAAGGCGAATGTGCTGGCCGGAAGCCTGTCGCTGCTGCAGCGCAAGCGGCTGGAACTGGCGCGCGCGCTGGCGACGGAGCCGAAGCTGCTGCTGCTCGATGAAATCGCCGGGGGACTGACCGAGGGCGAATGCCGGTCGCTTGTTGCCACCATCCGCGCCATTCATGCGCGAGGCGTTGCCGTCATCTGGATCGAGCATGTGCTGCACGCGCTGAATTCCGTCGTCGAGCGGCTGCTGGTGCTGCATTTCGGCAGGGTCATCGGCATCGGCAAGCCGGAGGACATCATGGCCTCGCGCGATGTGCGTGAAATCTATCTGGGGATCGAGATATGA
- a CDS encoding LysR family transcriptional regulator encodes MKIDERHLVQLAAVVKTGGVTEGAALLGLSQPAVSRTLSMLEARIGEPLFIKGRRPLQPTPLGRALADHGQTMLSASRKASDVVESFRVGKSGVVRVGGTPFFMDALIAGMIAEFQNQHPDVRVDQTYGYFPDLRAALHADQIDLAICPIDILDEGSGLEFQQILPGRNVVACRVTHPLLMKRRPQPVHLLDFPWVAPPPGSPLLADLRSMLLSFGATEVKIRYSGGSLMSVVHYMKAADALTIMPHSVVFALRNDKSITALPVPIPHPERALGLLKRSDAPRTPAVDHFARHIRTGFDNLKHLIKRHEQSVVWGS; translated from the coding sequence ATGAAGATAGATGAAAGACACCTTGTCCAGCTGGCTGCGGTCGTCAAAACCGGCGGGGTCACCGAAGGCGCGGCGCTGCTCGGCCTCTCCCAGCCGGCGGTGTCGCGCACGCTCTCCATGCTGGAAGCGCGGATCGGCGAGCCGCTCTTCATCAAGGGCCGCCGTCCGCTGCAGCCGACGCCGCTCGGCCGCGCCTTGGCCGACCACGGCCAGACTATGCTCTCGGCATCGCGCAAGGCGTCCGATGTCGTCGAGAGTTTTCGGGTCGGCAAAAGCGGCGTCGTGCGCGTCGGCGGCACGCCCTTCTTCATGGATGCGCTGATCGCCGGCATGATCGCGGAGTTCCAGAACCAGCATCCGGATGTGCGCGTCGACCAGACCTACGGTTATTTCCCGGACCTGCGCGCAGCACTTCACGCCGACCAGATCGATCTCGCCATCTGTCCGATCGATATTCTCGACGAAGGGTCCGGCCTCGAATTCCAGCAGATCCTGCCCGGCCGCAACGTCGTCGCCTGCCGGGTCACCCACCCGCTGCTCATGAAGCGGCGACCGCAACCGGTGCATCTCCTCGATTTCCCCTGGGTCGCACCGCCGCCGGGCAGCCCGCTGCTCGCCGACTTGCGCAGCATGCTCCTCTCCTTCGGCGCAACCGAGGTCAAGATCCGCTATTCGGGCGGTTCCCTCATGAGCGTCGTCCACTACATGAAGGCGGCCGATGCGCTGACCATCATGCCGCACAGCGTCGTCTTCGCATTGCGCAACGACAAATCCATCACCGCCCTGCCCGTGCCTATACCCCACCCGGAACGCGCGCTCGGTCTGCTGAAGCGTTCGGACGCACCTCGCACGCCCGCCGTCGATCACTTCGCCCGCCACATCCGCACGGGCTTCGATAACCTCAAGCACCTGATCAAGCGGCACGAGCAATCAGTTGTCTGGGGCTCTTGA
- a CDS encoding ATP-binding protein, producing the protein MPCDVTAFPSIAGKAVRIVKYTGRDKSRSDFEQEGKKGYAVGFTGMMRFLMERLPKDERYIDGVRRMVPHFPETAIREVIANALIHQDFMATGVGPVVEIYDNRIEVSNPGNSLISTDRILDERRSRNEKLAATMRSFGLCEERGGGLDKTLIEIEAEHLPAPDFISSENSMRVVLFAPKSFNQMSKAEKSKRCAAGTLTSLLKIGRDHLPVADAGDKDAPWNLFALSL; encoded by the coding sequence ATGCCTTGCGACGTCACGGCCTTTCCCTCCATCGCCGGGAAAGCCGTTCGCATCGTCAAATATACCGGCCGCGATAAATCTCGATCCGACTTCGAACAGGAAGGCAAGAAGGGCTACGCCGTCGGTTTCACCGGCATGATGAGATTCCTGATGGAACGCCTGCCTAAGGACGAACGCTATATCGACGGGGTTCGACGCATGGTTCCGCACTTCCCGGAAACAGCTATCCGGGAAGTGATTGCCAACGCACTCATCCACCAGGATTTCATGGCGACTGGCGTCGGTCCTGTAGTCGAGATCTATGATAACCGGATCGAGGTCAGCAATCCGGGTAACTCTCTGATCAGTACCGACCGAATCCTCGACGAACGACGCTCCCGAAACGAAAAACTGGCAGCGACTATGCGTTCATTCGGCCTCTGTGAGGAACGCGGTGGCGGTCTCGACAAGACGCTAATTGAGATCGAAGCAGAGCATCTCCCGGCCCCCGATTTCATCTCATCCGAAAACTCAATGCGTGTCGTGCTGTTCGCGCCCAAAAGCTTCAACCAGATGTCGAAGGCGGAGAAAAGTAAACGGTGTGCCGCTGGCACCTTGACTAGCTTGCTCAAAATTGGACGTGATCATTTGCCAGTCGCTGACGCTGGTGATAAAGATGCACCATGGAATTTGTTCGCGCTTTCACTGTGA
- a CDS encoding YybH family protein, with translation MSDHPLKALIESADRSISAKDFDGLMRFYTDDATLVVKAGMYAKGKDQIRKAFEAISAHFQGKLKVRQGRMEVIEGGDTALVIMETWLDAVDESGIATSTVRRATYVFRRDSSGTWLCAVDNSYGTALLDS, from the coding sequence ATGTCCGACCATCCCTTGAAAGCCCTTATCGAATCTGCAGACCGTTCCATATCGGCCAAAGACTTCGACGGCTTGATGCGATTTTACACCGATGATGCCACCTTAGTGGTCAAGGCAGGCATGTACGCCAAAGGCAAAGACCAGATCAGGAAAGCGTTCGAAGCAATCTCTGCTCATTTCCAAGGTAAATTGAAAGTCCGCCAAGGGCGGATGGAGGTGATCGAGGGCGGAGACACAGCGTTGGTCATCATGGAAACGTGGTTGGATGCCGTCGACGAAAGCGGCATTGCGACGTCGACGGTACGACGTGCCACCTATGTGTTTCGTAGAGACTCGTCTGGCACCTGGTTATGCGCTGTAGACAATTCCTACGGCACGGCTCTCCTCGATAGTTGA
- the tnpC gene encoding IS66 family transposase — protein MLDAADLPDDVAALKAMLLAAQAREAGKDAQIARKDERIERLEKLVAAFKQAAFGRKSEKTDPCQFDLALEDLETAIAAIHAEDEADVPAGNRIAKAHAINRGSLPKHLPRVEEVIEPESLICACGGCLHCIGEDVSERLDVVPAQLRVIVTRRPKYACRACTDGVLQAPAPARLIQAGLPTEATVAHVLVSKYADHLPLYRQAQIMSRQGVDLDRSTLADWVGRAAYELRPVFDALIADLKRSTKLFMDETRAPVLDPGSRKTKTGYFWALARDDRPWGGGAPPGVAFTYAPGRGGIHAERILRGFSGILQVDGYTGYNRLIAPERVGPDIRLAYCWAHARRKLVEITHNGIAPIAEDGVKRIGELYRIEAELRGRDPQVRLAGRQERSAPLVADMQTWLVHHRARVSTKSPLGEALAYIAKYWDGLKLFLTDGRIEIDNNSVERTIRPIALNRKNALFAGHDTGAENWATIASLIETCKLNSVDPQAYLTATLTAIVNGHRQNRIDELLPWQYAAT, from the coding sequence CGAACGGCTTGAGAAGCTGGTCGCAGCGTTCAAGCAGGCAGCCTTCGGGCGCAAGTCTGAGAAGACCGATCCCTGCCAGTTTGATCTGGCACTGGAAGACCTGGAAACGGCCATTGCAGCGATCCATGCCGAGGATGAGGCGGACGTTCCTGCTGGAAACAGGATTGCCAAGGCACACGCGATCAATCGCGGCTCCCTTCCAAAGCACCTTCCCCGTGTCGAAGAGGTGATCGAGCCGGAAAGCCTAATCTGCGCCTGCGGTGGATGCCTGCATTGCATTGGCGAGGATGTCTCGGAGCGTTTGGACGTGGTCCCGGCGCAATTGCGCGTCATCGTCACGCGTCGTCCCAAATATGCGTGCCGTGCCTGCACCGACGGCGTCCTTCAGGCCCCAGCTCCAGCACGGCTGATCCAGGCAGGCCTACCGACCGAAGCGACCGTCGCGCATGTTCTGGTCTCCAAATATGCCGATCACCTTCCGCTTTACCGCCAGGCCCAGATCATGAGCCGCCAGGGTGTCGATCTCGACCGCTCCACGCTCGCAGACTGGGTCGGTCGGGCAGCCTATGAATTGCGGCCCGTCTTCGATGCACTGATTGCCGACCTGAAGCGCTCGACCAAGCTGTTCATGGACGAAACCCGTGCTCCGGTGCTTGATCCTGGCTCCCGCAAAACCAAGACCGGATACTTCTGGGCGCTCGCGCGGGATGATCGCCCATGGGGCGGCGGCGCTCCACCGGGCGTGGCCTTCACCTATGCGCCTGGTCGAGGAGGCATTCATGCAGAACGAATATTGCGGGGCTTCTCCGGTATCCTGCAGGTCGATGGCTATACCGGATACAACAGGCTGATCGCACCAGAGCGCGTTGGCCCGGACATTCGGCTTGCCTATTGTTGGGCACACGCCCGTCGCAAGTTGGTGGAGATCACCCACAACGGAATAGCACCGATTGCCGAAGACGGCGTCAAACGGATCGGTGAACTGTATCGCATCGAGGCCGAACTGCGCGGCCGTGATCCGCAGGTTCGTCTCGCTGGACGGCAGGAGCGGTCAGCGCCACTCGTCGCCGACATGCAAACCTGGCTTGTCCATCACCGTGCCCGTGTCTCAACCAAGTCCCCACTCGGCGAGGCCTTGGCCTACATTGCCAAATACTGGGATGGTCTGAAGCTCTTCCTGACCGATGGCCGCATCGAGATCGACAACAACAGTGTCGAGCGGACCATCCGGCCGATAGCCCTCAATCGTAAGAATGCGCTCTTTGCCGGGCACGACACTGGTGCTGAGAACTGGGCGACCATCGCCTCGCTCATCGAGACGTGTAAGCTCAATTCGGTTGATCCGCAGGCCTACCTGACCGCCACGCTCACCGCCATTGTCAACGGCCACAGGCAGAACCGGATTGATGAGCTTCTGCCGTGGCAGTATGCGGCAACGTAA